The Glycine soja cultivar W05 chromosome 4, ASM419377v2, whole genome shotgun sequence genomic sequence CATGTTATTTGCACATATAACAAACTTCTTAGGGAATATCTAGAGCATGCATTTATCTTCAAAGACTTGGACTGTACTTTCAGTTCGGCGAGAATTTTAGACTAGAATTAAACACTATTTCATCCATCCTAATCATTAAAccaaaaataggatttaataatcacaaaataatatatgttgaatttaattttgtattgtgAAAATGTTATAATCACAATAAAGCAAATATCAACAGAAACATTGGCATCAGGAAGTGAGATACTTCAAAACAATCAACCGATCCATAGAAATAAGACATCATTCACTGCATTTGAACCCTTTAGAATGTAACTTCAAAATAGAAATCCCATCACAGTTGGGTCTTTCAGTATCGCCTCAAAAGCTTTAGTTCTCATTAAATTTCTGCTCTGCTCTCACTTCTTTTAGATATATCATAACATATGCATACACAAAAAATTGAAGCAAGTCATATTTACAACACAAAATGATCAACATCATGATACTTCTATAGATATCTAACTATGTCAGTGTATTACTTCTCAGCTCTGGGTGATTTGATGAACACCAGAATCCAGATCCCCCTCCTTCTGCCAGTAATGCAAGATTCAGgttaaagcatgttttttttctcattaatatttCTTCACGAATCCATCCTAATTGAGGTAACAGAGAACCAATGGCCATAGCATCCCTGCACAGAAAACTCTTCTGCTatcctatgattttttttatagatataaaagaagaaatttcTAAAGACAGAGAACTAAATTACAAGGAATTTAGACCATAAGGAATCCTCCTGTGGGAAAAAGTATGTAGCCGACCCCATCTAGTGGGAAAAAGCTTGGTTGTTGGTGTTATTGtaaacagacacacacacacctgTTAGGTAAATGCTTTTAAATAAAACCTGCTTTACACCAAATTAGAAGCTAAATGCCTAATAAAGCCCTAATCAGCTGCAGAGCCAAAGAAAACTCCCTCCAAACATGAGCATTATGCTCCAAGACTCCAACCGAATGTGCCAAAAAGTACGTACCATATATTGCACATTACCTTAAAGATTTAGTTCAATCTATGCTCACTGAAGCATATActattatcaatttatcatatgCAACATCAAACTCATCCACAACAAGCcaagttttgcaaaataaaCCACCCAGATACATATACATATCTTCCTGTGCGGACATACATAAAAGAATCCCTCATTTACATTAGTAACTACTGTATCAATCTattgattaatttgatttacaatatgaaaaataaaagtagaaaCTCTATATAAAAATGTTTGAAGCTGAGATTCCCTGTACATACTCAAAGCGAGATATTTTGTATGTTTATATTTGGTTGCTTACATAGATCTTGGGTTGGGAAATTTATCATCTGCATTCATAGACTGAACGAAATCTGATGTAGTTATTTTACACAGATGAAGGTGGAAATACTAATCACCAGGTATGAATTTTTGCAAGAAATCAATCTAGGATGTAAGTATGTAACTAGCAATTCTCAAAGACATGGAACAACAAAATGTACCTAAATCAACAACATTAGTAATATTTGaagtaaatatatgattttgagaCAGATAAGAGAAACAACAAATGCCAACGTAAGACTATCAAATTCTGTTAAGTAATTTACTAACATAAACCGAGGTGAGTTGATTTACCTGGCCCTTCTTTTTCTTGACTTCAACACTGACTAGACCCTTTTTCTCAGACCCTCTTATGGGGAAAATGAGAAAACACCGTCGGCCCCTAACACTTGGCTTGAACTTCTTTACAGTGAGCCCACCCCCTGACATGACATAGGCTCTCAAATCAGTTCCAGAAAGAGGGGCACCCATAACTTCAAGAATCCCAGCCGACGTGTTAAGTTTCGTCATGGCCATTCTATAGGCTTTATCCGGGTTGATCGTGAGCCTCGCACGGATATACAAGCCCTAAAAGACACAACACACATATAACAATTAGACAATGCTGCATCCCATAcaccattcattcattcataacAAGTTCCACCAGCAGCAGCACTTTCAATCCAAAATGAAGGAGCCTAGAGCatgtattgaataataataattgaagtaGCCTAGAGCATGTGAAAGAACTTAACTTACAGTAAAAGCAACGATAGCAGATGAAAGGGCAAGGAAGCCATACTTGGCCATGCCTTCGGAGAGTCCAACGAAGAGGTTAGCGATCCCGAAAAGGATCCTCCACAGAAAAGCGCAGAGGACAACGCCACCGGCGCCCCACAGAAAGAGAGTATTCCTCTTGAAGAACGCCTCGATTTGCAGCCCAATTGCCTCGCGGTAACGCGAGAAGGCCGAGGTCACCGTGGCGGCCGGTTTATCAAATACCTTCTGCGCAAAGCCTTTGTCGAAATTGGATGAGAAGAATCGGAAGGTGCTATTGCCGAGGCGTTGTTGCGGGTGGAACACAGGCGAAGAGGCGCGGAACGCGGCGGCATTAGAGAATGAGGGTTTTGATGCAAATGAAGAATCGGCGACGGCGGGGCGGCGGAGAGGGGAGCGCTGGTTGGTGGTGCCGCGGAGTAGTAGAGCTCGGAATTGGGTGATTCTTGACATTTGCGTttctgattaattttttttttccaattaaacGCAGCAGTGCACTTCACAAAGCCACTCCTGTCGGGTCAACCCTTTCTATCTAAATCTAACTAACATCCCCGGCTGCGCGACCCGACCCGTTAACAGCCAGTAATAACTTCAATCAATGGAGGTGGAAGAAAACGTGCAGAAGAAGACAGGACTATTTCGTAATCGTGCATTTCTACCATGGGACGGTAACTtggtttaaacatttttttcttaatggtAACTAATTGGATTTCTTTCATGGGAAGGTATTGCCTCAAAAGCCAAGATTATGGTCAATATGTGGCTATTTTTTTGGAGACACTGATCTCTTGGACAAGTTCCTAAGTAACTTCCTATTACAAAAGAAACTGTAAGCTTTTAATAAAGAACTAAATCTTGTGATGATCCAATTGGTTATTACTTAAGTTGTAGTCAACCATGTATGATTAAAtaccaatataaaattttgattgctGTAACTTTTTGCTATTTTTATCCAAGTCCAAGCAACCTGCTAACTGTTAAGCTGGAGCATACTATTTGACTGCAGAGAATTCTGTACTTCCTGTTTTTTTTGTCATGCTAAATGCTCTCATCCTCGCTTAACTACGTTTGCACTTTgcaatcttaaaataaaatgaaagaatttatttcatttatttataaacgAATTCTTGTATGTAAGTTTTGGgaattatatattcatttaaaaacCCAACTAACTATTGTCTTCTAGTATTTCATGATTTGCATCCGTTTCATAGAACCGTGTCTGAAACACCTATGGATGCATTGAATGATTCCTGATGTGGACTGTGGACTTGAACCCAAATTTCATCCTCTTTCCCAGACAAACTTTCGTTTTTTCTAACCTGCTCGGTCACTACATCAATGATCGCTATTATGTTAATAGCAAAGAGGATGAGCAACCGCTTGTTTTCACTGGAGATACAATGGTGGTAAGCTTGTCTGATCGGGTCTTAATCTTAACTTTCTCATTAAGCAATTATCAATCGCCAAACAAAATCATCAACAACAATGAAATACCAACAAAATATGACATTCATTCCATTTAAGATGGTTCATAAAAGATTAGATAAACTTAACATAGTTTAATAGTTTAATACTACGAGTAGAGCAATTAAGAAACTCAAATTGAGTCAAACACAACTATTGTGGTCAAAGCCCACTGTTTCCATGTAACAAGCCATCTAAGCAGTAGCAGTAGCACTAGATAGAAAAGCTTGTCCTGGTTGACGGTTTGCCAGTGGTCCATGGCACCCAAGAAGCTGCAAGGCCACGAGAAGGAACTTGTAAATTAGATAagctaaaaataacttttaaaaagatCAATTGAATGCAAAATATGCTTCAAACAAATCCAGATCCaagtataaataaacaaataaatgtcTTCAAGCATGAAGAAAACAACATGCAGTGAAATTTCATCCACATGCAGGTGCAGCTTTCCATTACCTTAGCATTCACACCATCAGGCACAATCCTGCTCTCTGACTTGTACTTGAGATAATCAGCACGGCTAAACTTGGTGAAACCCCTGAACAAGCATTTAAAACAACTACAGTTAAACCAAATATGTAAAAGAGTCACGTAGGACAAAGGACCaaaataaagaaactaaaatcaaataCTTGACAAAACAGGTAGTAATCACAACCCAATAaaaatacaagttttttttttcaggaaatataaaatatattgctCATAATTCAAATCAAGGTACAATGGCAAAAACCCAACTCAAGTCTAAAACTGATTTAACTGATCTATAAGTATTCATGTTCAGAAACAAAAGCTTACTGtcaaaagaattaataattaatacatacCATTTCCGGCTAACTATGATCTTCTGACGACCAGGGAACTTAAACTTAGCACGACGAAGAGCCTCCTGTGCATGATGACTGTTGCTGTCCTTGCAGCGGACAGAAAGAAGAACCTGACCAATGGCGACTCTAGCACATGTTCCCTGTGGCTTTCCAAATGCACCTCTCATTCCAGTCTGAAGCCTATCAGCTCCAGCACATGAAAGCATTTTGTTGATCCTAAGAACATGGAATGGATGTACTCGGACTCTCAAGTGGAAAGCATCTTTTCCAGCAAATTTCGCCATATATTTGTTGCATGCAATTCTAGCAGCTTCCAATGCTTCACTtgaaacattttctttttcccaGCTAACCAGATGAACACAGAAGGGAAACTCATCAACACCTTTCTTCTTCATACCAACATCATAAATTCTGATCTTAGGATCAGGAACACCACGGCAAAAGCGTGATTTGGGGTATGGCTTGTTTTTTATCTGCCGATAACACCTTGCAGGCCCTAAAATCATACACCATTCGTCATTCCCATCATGCCATGAATATGACACATAAAAAGTCAATCCTTATTCATTCTGACACCATTTTCAATAATTACAGTATACAAACACATATTATCATTCAAGTGATTCAACCATGATACATAGGACTGCACTGTAGTCACAGAGAGAACGCAATTAAAAAGAAGGACCTCCTAACTGATATCAATACTATAAAGCTCTAAATACAAATAACATTGAGCAAAACATACGAGTCATAAAAGGATTGATAAACAATATACCATTGTAAGACTAAGTACTACACAATTGACTTGATAGTGGTTTTTCAAGGAGAGAATAAAAACTGtgtaaaggaataaaaaatgacatgttCTTGAAGCATGAACCCATAAGCAACAGCAGACATATACCAATAGTGTAACTCCTCATGTAGGAGTCTATGATATGTAACTTTCAGGCAAGGTTATCAAGCAAGGATGACCATGAACACAAAATTAAAGGGTATACAAGCTTCAATAAATGGACTTAGAAATCACAAAATATGCGtttaaaatcttaagaaaacaATTAATCTACTTGAATACATTGATTAAACCCATACAATATATGGCCACAAGACGATGTATTCAAGTTACAACCACCTCCAAGTtatgtcaaattttaaataaacaaaacaatcaGACTGCCAAACCAATTATTAACCGGTtttctaaatcaaacaaaaaacatgGAATTCCTCGGTAAACAGAATTGCACATATCATAAATTTCATTTACGCTTATAATCAACGCGCTGCCTATCATAATATCCACCAACCACAAACCAAATGCAACAAGGGAGCTTCCAGgttcaaacaaaaaaactaaaacggCTAAAATTATTCTCGCTTTGCATACAAAGATTCAACATATCGTTATACAAAGCATATTTCAATCTAGCTATCCTTCGAATCGAATGAATCCTCAAGAtcgaagaacaaaaaaaaaaacccaaaacgCATACGCAACTACGAATGcaatatcataatcataatagaTAACAAGGAATAGAGATGCTTACTCCTCCCCATTGCGACGTCTCTCTCTGAAACGCGGTGTGTTCAAGCTGTGCACGGAAGAGGGAAGACCTAAATCTAATAATAACCCTCGCAACGATGCTACATAAGTAAATTTGATCTTTGCTTATGGGCCAGCTTCTGTTTCGGCCCAATCTAAATAATGTTAAATTTCGTTGCTTGCCTGTGAAAGAAAATGTTGtaaccaaaaagataaaaaatgaaatattaaatttattttatttaaaactagtgcaaaatgaaattaaatagtattaattttttttacttacgtATAAAAGATGACACTAAATGGGTTATTTCCTTTATAACAGTTATAGatgatttatttgaattttaattaataatttctttaaattttaacttaaatatatttgtaatttgtaattgtaAAGTTCTAACTTTGTTTCTAGTTCTTATTTGaacatttcatttaaaaattaaaatatctaatttaGTTTAATCtgttttaaacattaaaaacaatttattttattaaaatgaatattaagattaaaaatgaaaaataaagattaaggGATTGTTTGTTTTATAGAATCATATTATATTCACATGAATCATATCCCAGGTATGAAATGACTAGGAATATTATTCCtgcatatatttaaaatacatgtttggttatattttagtattcttaggattattttttaaaattaaagataacgTAGGTAAAAAATAAACTAGCTTAATATCTTATGTCTTGCACgggtattaaatttatttatttcatttataggagtaattttttatattattttaaattttaatatatttaaattttaataaatatatattagtatatatgccaatttaaatatatctatatctatatctatatatatatatatatatatatatatactttaaaaaaaattattattaaaagtatTGTCCTAGATAGaattttctttactttattaatgtcttatatatttcattttgactttctaacaataaaaaatgatttttaagaattaatggATTATTTGTTAACGTCAAAAAGTTTAAATTACGATTTTTTAATAGTGATTGAACCAAATATTCAAGAAACGTATAATTAGActaattgaataattattttatatttattataatagaaaaaatcatttttaatatttaatgggTTGATGAACTGATTTTTAATgtgattgtaaaaaaaatatttgaattgattgcagagaagaataaaagaaataaaataaattaattgcatTTAGTATCCATTAAAATCTGAATATTCACAgaatggaaattaaaaaaatagaataaatataaaatctaaaTGTTCTAATTAACAtggttataataattatcatagttatatttgtttgaattaaaaataaaataattttatttaatatattttggagGAAATAAATATGCAATTATCACACCAACAAGTCGTTTGTTTCGAGTAATCATGAACTTGATCTCCTTAGATCTtaggttttaattttatgaatgagaaaaatatgtttgaaaaagGATAACTACTATGTATTAAATTCTCAattttcatgaaaatatttCCATTTCCATCCCTCttcatgaaaataattaagaaaaacatgaaaaaatataataaaaaaataatacattttcagAAATCaacaatattcaaaattaataattttttaaattttataataaatatgagAATGTTATATTTCTATGCTTACATatcaaaaataaacttttaattcACCGAAGATAAAACActttaaaagtaaaaagtagAAGGtactctattttcaattttagaaaCCAAAACCATGTTTTGGGTCAAAAGGGgacaataatttcaaattaatactcATAAAGAGGTAAGTTATACAATATTCTATAACTTTtgaatataaaatcataaattatttcatgacttttatttttatttattttattttttattaaagtcataaaaaagtaaataacttttaattcttttaattgtgactttaaagtcgtaatagttttaattttttaaaatcgttATTAGAAGTCATAAATGATTCACTACTTCAAGtcataagtttttaaaattaattattaacaaatttaaattttttttaatttttatttaatatttttatattattttatttaatatttttgtattttgtgtattatttaaaattattttttaaattattattagaagtcataatttattttaaaattaatcattaaaaaatttaaattaattttattttttactttattttatattttatattgtggTGGGatgatatcaaataaaaaaatatagaaaatattaaataaaactataaattaaaactaatttaaattcattaataattaatttttaaaaaaaattatgactttcaaatcataaattatttacgACTTctactaacaattttaaaaaaattaaaacatttacaactttaaaatcacaattaaaaaaataataagttatttacttttttacgattttaaaaaaaaattataaattaatttataactcTGTATTCAGAACGTCAATGATCCTACAACTTATTCCTTTGTAggtttaatatgaaatttatccCATTTAACaatttccaaaaattatttactCTTTTGGTAGTTTAGCCCCcatgttttgattattttacaatTACGTTAAGTTGCCCATTATTTTACAATCACAAAGTTACAGTCCTATTCCacctcaaaaaaattaaactagaaagaACCCGAAGCTACGTTGTGTAGTGATAGTGATTATCGTTGCTTCTAAGTGCCTACACTACACACAGTCTATGTTCCTTCTCTTCGAACCATGAAAATCTATCACGTTCCTTGTCTTCGAGACAATTATTCCTACTTGTAAGtcttatatatatgttgttctCTGCAATCCTaaacaaatttaacataaaCACACGTGAACATGTATAGTTACAGCACAACTTGCATATTCTAGTACTTCTGGCCTTCCAAATGATGCTTcactgtttattattattattattatcaggcAATCCTTTAATATAATTTGGTTTTGCACTGCTGCAGAATCGTTGACAAGAGCACCAAAGAAGGTGCGGTGGGGGACCCTGTAGAGCCTCAGAAAGTTCTAGAAGCTGCCAATTCACATTGGGTCAATCTCAAGCTTGTCCTCACCACACATCATCACGGGTGCTGCTGCTACTagtt encodes the following:
- the LOC114410187 gene encoding uncharacterized protein LOC114410187 is translated as MSRITQFRALLLRGTTNQRSPLRRPAVADSSFASKPSFSNAAAFRASSPVFHPQQRLGNSTFRFFSSNFDKGFAQKVFDKPAATVTSAFSRYREAIGLQIEAFFKRNTLFLWGAGGVVLCAFLWRILFGIANLFVGLSEGMAKYGFLALSSAIVAFTGLYIRARLTINPDKAYRMAMTKLNTSAGILEVMGAPLSGTDLRAYVMSGGGLTVKKFKPSVRGRRCFLIFPIRGSEKKGLVSVEVKKKKGQYHMKLLAVDVPMASGPDQRLYLIGNEEEYRVGGGIISELRDPVVRAMAATKEFDDLDEIEEEEDAERERQEAERKEHEEIEKLEKSSGT
- the LOC114410188 gene encoding 60S ribosomal protein L10, which translates into the protein MGRRPARCYRQIKNKPYPKSRFCRGVPDPKIRIYDVGMKKKGVDEFPFCVHLVSWEKENVSSEALEAARIACNKYMAKFAGKDAFHLRVRVHPFHVLRINKMLSCAGADRLQTGMRGAFGKPQGTCARVAIGQVLLSVRCKDSNSHHAQEALRRAKFKFPGRQKIIVSRKWGFTKFSRADYLKYKSESRIVPDGVNAKLLGCHGPLANRQPGQAFLSSATATA